A genomic region of Alicyclobacillus sp. SO9 contains the following coding sequences:
- a CDS encoding response regulator transcription factor: MQPVNVYTYISRELISIAIEAVFSSQKGYEFAGVYEGRSKRLGNINNVVDHVVTDIVVTDIGLEESNVESPLLVMKRQWLGLRCLYLLPSQSDDSLILRALRSGADGFIYESASKSVLLQAMKTIASGHSFLQPDITPIVLTELRKSRYPIQESDVSVDLTERERMLLQLSADGLSNQQISDVLHVHEKTVRNMWSMLFQKLGVGDRTQAVLWAIRTGNAELR; this comes from the coding sequence GTGCAACCTGTCAATGTCTATACGTACATATCGCGGGAGTTAATCAGTATTGCTATAGAAGCAGTGTTTTCGTCGCAAAAAGGATATGAGTTTGCGGGGGTCTATGAAGGCCGCAGCAAGCGTCTTGGAAATATCAATAATGTAGTGGACCATGTGGTGACGGATATTGTGGTCACAGACATCGGTTTGGAAGAAAGTAACGTTGAATCCCCTTTGCTCGTGATGAAAAGGCAGTGGTTGGGGCTGCGGTGTCTCTATCTGTTGCCTTCACAGTCAGATGATTCTCTCATTTTGCGCGCATTGCGTTCGGGTGCGGACGGGTTTATTTACGAATCGGCCAGTAAAAGTGTCTTGCTGCAGGCGATGAAGACGATAGCCAGCGGACACTCATTTTTACAGCCTGACATTACACCCATTGTTCTGACGGAACTCAGAAAATCTCGCTATCCTATTCAAGAGTCCGATGTCAGTGTAGACCTGACCGAGAGAGAGCGGATGCTCTTGCAACTGTCAGCCGACGGCCTAAGCAATCAACAAATAAGTGACGTGCTTCACGTACACGAAAAGACAGTGAGAAATATGTGGTCTATGTTGTTCCAGAAATTGGGTGTTGGTGACAGGACTCAAGCAGTACTCTGGGCGATTCGCACTGGAAATGCTGAGTTGCGGTGA
- the ftsE gene encoding cell division ATP-binding protein FtsE: MIEMQDVWKDYPNGTTAIKGISIQIGKGEFVYVVGPSGAGKSTFIKLMYREERPTKGHIFVNGFNIERLPNRKVPYLRRNIGVVFQDFKLLPKLTVYENVAFALEVIGSTGKAVRRKVHEALEWVGLGDKTDKLPSQLSGGEQQRVAVARALVNMPQVIIADEPTGNLDPDTSWGIMKLLQRINDRGTTIVMATHNKDIVNTMRKRVIAIESGTVARDEEKGLYVYED; this comes from the coding sequence ATGATAGAGATGCAGGACGTATGGAAGGACTACCCAAATGGCACAACCGCCATAAAGGGAATATCCATCCAAATTGGAAAAGGCGAGTTTGTCTACGTTGTAGGTCCGAGTGGTGCGGGAAAATCTACTTTTATTAAACTCATGTATCGTGAAGAGCGGCCCACGAAGGGACACATCTTTGTCAATGGCTTTAACATTGAGCGCTTGCCCAACCGTAAAGTTCCCTATTTGCGTCGCAATATAGGTGTCGTGTTTCAAGACTTTAAACTGCTGCCGAAGCTCACGGTGTATGAGAATGTCGCCTTTGCCCTTGAGGTCATTGGAAGCACGGGAAAGGCAGTTCGCAGAAAAGTACACGAGGCCCTTGAGTGGGTTGGATTAGGCGATAAAACAGATAAACTTCCTAGTCAATTGTCCGGGGGCGAGCAGCAGCGAGTAGCTGTGGCTCGTGCACTGGTGAATATGCCGCAAGTGATTATTGCTGACGAACCCACAGGAAATCTCGACCCAGACACGTCCTGGGGAATTATGAAACTACTCCAGCGCATCAACGATAGAGGGACGACCATTGTCATGGCGACTCATAACAAAGACATCGTGAACACAATGCGCAAGCGTGTCATTGCGATTGAATCAGGAACCGTTGCCAGAGATGAAGAAAAAGGGTTGTATGTGTATGAAGATTAG
- a CDS encoding Flp family type IVb pilin yields MRFIRNLSNRFRGKEEGQSLVEYGLIIALIALVVIVALTAIGGNIGNLFNNISNHL; encoded by the coding sequence ATGCGGTTTATTCGGAATCTTTCAAATCGTTTTCGCGGAAAAGAAGAAGGACAGAGTTTAGTAGAGTACGGCTTGATTATTGCACTGATTGCATTAGTAGTTATTGTTGCGTTGACGGCTATCGGAGGGAACATCGGCAATCTTTTCAATAATATTTCTAACCATCTTTAA
- a CDS encoding type II secretion system F family protein, producing MNLMTTVLLTATVTVWVYLLLLRLTGRHRKMNQRIRYVTELPKAESSKKKSSEAEDKKTRVMAVSTRLSAVLLKGRSQEKLSGVQTKLTQAGNPFDMTVAEWIGIRALIALAGFGTGILVISFMHHRMMSLLLLIALPLLCWLVPDLWLSRKVDTRKREILRLFPSSLDLLTVSVEAGLGFDQAIGRVAAKTSGPLALELDRVIREMQLGSQRSAALQRLAERTGVDAVGSFVSAVIQAERLGIGIAQVLRVQSAEVRRKRKLDAEERAMKAPIKMLFPLVLFVFPALFIVILGPAFLNILTFFTHG from the coding sequence ATGAATTTAATGACAACAGTTTTACTCACAGCTACCGTCACTGTTTGGGTTTACCTGCTGCTTCTGCGCCTAACAGGTCGCCATCGCAAAATGAATCAACGCATTCGTTATGTCACCGAGTTGCCCAAAGCAGAATCGAGTAAAAAGAAAAGTAGTGAAGCCGAAGACAAAAAGACTAGAGTCATGGCTGTTTCAACACGGCTTTCTGCTGTTCTCTTGAAGGGAAGGTCCCAAGAAAAGCTGTCCGGCGTGCAGACCAAACTGACCCAAGCCGGAAATCCATTTGATATGACCGTTGCGGAATGGATTGGAATCAGGGCGCTCATTGCATTGGCAGGGTTCGGAACAGGTATTCTTGTGATTTCGTTTATGCACCACCGGATGATGAGCTTGTTACTGCTAATTGCATTGCCCCTTCTCTGCTGGCTTGTCCCCGACTTGTGGCTGTCACGCAAGGTGGATACCAGAAAGCGCGAGATTTTACGTCTGTTTCCAAGCAGTCTTGATTTGTTGACAGTCAGTGTGGAGGCAGGTCTTGGGTTTGACCAGGCAATCGGCAGAGTCGCCGCCAAGACGTCTGGTCCTTTGGCACTGGAACTGGACAGGGTTATTCGTGAAATGCAGCTTGGCAGCCAGCGTTCGGCAGCACTGCAGCGTCTGGCGGAAAGAACAGGGGTGGATGCAGTCGGGTCATTCGTGTCTGCAGTCATTCAAGCAGAGCGTCTGGGAATCGGCATTGCACAGGTCCTGCGCGTGCAATCCGCTGAAGTTCGAAGAAAACGCAAACTGGATGCAGAGGAACGTGCAATGAAGGCCCCAATTAAAATGCTGTTCCCCTTGGTTCTGTTCGTATTTCCCGCATTGTTTATCGTGATTTTGGGTCCAGCATTTCTCAATATCCTCACTTTTTTCACACACGGCTAA
- the ftsX gene encoding permease-like cell division protein FtsX, translating to MKISILGRHVKEGLKGLLRNGWMSFSSISAVGITLLILGAALVMSFNAQQMSNYVTNQVEVAVFLKTNVTDKQGQDVAKQVQQLPGVKSVQYISKEEGLKSLSTRMGQYKDILNGLKSNPLPVQLVVKAANPKETAGVANEISSLPNVDKVRDAKGILGRMFRFLDTVRNIGLVFVAALVVTAMFLISNTIKITIMNRRREIEIMKLVGATNWFVRWPFVVEALFIGAIGSAIPYAVIVYAYHSMFIRSGGTFIGLGFSLLPVSLVAGRLAWIMFGLGIVIGLYGGIMSIRKFLKV from the coding sequence ATGAAGATTAGTATCTTGGGTCGACACGTCAAAGAAGGATTAAAAGGCCTGCTTCGCAACGGTTGGATGTCATTTTCATCCATCAGTGCAGTCGGGATTACGTTACTTATCCTCGGGGCGGCCTTGGTCATGAGTTTTAACGCGCAGCAAATGTCTAACTACGTTACGAACCAGGTAGAAGTTGCCGTTTTTTTGAAAACCAATGTGACAGATAAACAGGGTCAGGACGTTGCCAAACAGGTCCAGCAATTGCCTGGAGTGAAGTCGGTACAGTACATCAGCAAAGAGGAAGGCCTCAAATCTCTTTCAACCCGCATGGGGCAGTACAAAGACATTTTGAATGGCTTGAAGTCCAATCCGCTGCCAGTCCAATTAGTGGTAAAAGCGGCAAATCCCAAGGAAACTGCCGGGGTCGCCAATGAGATATCAAGTCTTCCCAATGTTGATAAGGTTCGAGATGCAAAAGGCATTTTAGGAAGGATGTTTCGCTTCCTCGATACCGTTCGGAATATTGGACTGGTGTTTGTCGCAGCCCTGGTCGTGACAGCCATGTTTCTCATTTCCAACACAATTAAGATTACAATTATGAACCGGCGCAGAGAAATCGAGATTATGAAATTAGTCGGTGCGACCAACTGGTTTGTGAGATGGCCGTTTGTGGTGGAAGCGCTCTTCATTGGTGCAATCGGGAGTGCGATTCCATATGCTGTCATCGTGTACGCCTACCACAGTATGTTCATCCGAAGCGGCGGCACCTTTATTGGGCTCGGCTTTTCACTGTTGCCTGTATCACTGGTGGCGGGGCGCTTGGCCTGGATCATGTTTGGATTGGGCATTGTGATTGGACTCTACGGAGGCATTATGTCAATTCGGAAATTCCTGAAAGTCTAG
- a CDS encoding type II secretion system F family protein, which translates to MVTIVVLGAASVFLFVWSLLRLAVETRLNVGVRVVEVQLATEAKDPKKSNRLRPRRMFRQWQVLSHLEKLLDSAEIELSVAEFALRFSVITAVISLLVTLLVNIVPGILVWPAGFLTVAFYLRTRRQRRVNRFNDGLGDLLTIVANALRAGHSFAQSIHMVTQDMKGPVQEEFVRVEGEVQIGIGLEEALHRAATRVDSEDFNLIVTAIQIQRQVGGNLAEVLDKIADTIRDRVKLQREVKALTSQGRLSASIFMVLPAGVGAILFAVNPSYMKSMFHSPVGVALLILAALGQVVGLLIIRKIVRVEL; encoded by the coding sequence GTGGTAACCATAGTCGTCCTGGGAGCCGCAAGCGTCTTTCTGTTTGTCTGGTCGCTCTTGAGACTGGCAGTTGAGACCAGACTAAATGTCGGTGTGCGGGTTGTTGAAGTTCAGTTGGCGACGGAGGCCAAGGACCCGAAAAAGTCGAACAGATTGAGACCCCGGCGCATGTTTCGGCAGTGGCAGGTCCTGAGTCACCTTGAAAAATTATTGGACAGCGCCGAAATTGAATTGTCTGTGGCAGAGTTTGCACTGCGTTTCAGTGTTATCACCGCAGTCATCAGCCTGCTCGTCACGCTGCTTGTGAACATCGTTCCCGGAATTCTCGTTTGGCCGGCTGGTTTTCTTACAGTTGCGTTCTATCTCCGTACGCGCAGGCAACGTCGGGTCAATCGCTTTAACGACGGCTTGGGCGACTTGCTGACGATTGTTGCGAACGCACTGCGAGCGGGTCATTCCTTTGCACAATCCATTCATATGGTGACACAGGATATGAAGGGGCCGGTGCAGGAAGAGTTTGTTCGCGTCGAGGGTGAGGTGCAGATTGGGATTGGCCTTGAAGAAGCGCTTCATCGTGCTGCCACGAGAGTGGACAGCGAGGATTTCAATTTGATTGTCACAGCCATTCAAATCCAACGTCAGGTTGGCGGAAATCTGGCCGAGGTACTGGACAAAATCGCTGATACGATTCGAGACAGAGTAAAACTTCAACGAGAAGTAAAGGCACTGACGTCACAAGGTCGACTCTCGGCATCTATTTTCATGGTGCTGCCGGCGGGGGTGGGAGCAATACTGTTCGCGGTGAACCCAAGTTATATGAAAAGTATGTTTCACTCGCCCGTAGGCGTGGCCCTTTTGATTTTGGCTGCGCTTGGTCAAGTGGTAGGCTTGCTTATTATCAGAAAAATCGTACGGGTTGAATTATAA
- a CDS encoding CpaF family protein produces MSLLRRLEQRKSAAEENPEAQKRTIAVFTPSDKKNADEKYTARDSEDIFTRWKILLHQKLVQELFDEEADDELETVIQRLIETEDPPLPKHERDRMIRELAAEANGYGPIDALLKDESVSEVMVNGPKQVYVERHGKLVHTPVTFLNDDHVMRVIERIVSPLGRRIDESSPMVDARLPDGSRVNAIIPPLAVSGPTVTIRKFAKDPYQVADLIGFDTLTDQMAEFLEACVSARLNIVVSGGTGSGKSTTLNVVSSFIPSTERVVTIEDAAELQLHQSHVVTLETRPPNVEGKGAILIRDLVKNSLRMRPDRIVVGEVRGGEALDMLQAMNTGHDGSLTTVHANSPRDCLRRLEVMVLMAGMDLPLRAIREQVASAVDVVVQQARLRDGSRKIVQISEVMGMEGDNIVLQDLFTFKEHGKMEDGRVQGKHIPTGVVPSFLERLQDQGFAVNYSWFQPGEAGW; encoded by the coding sequence GTGTCTTTGTTAAGGCGACTGGAGCAAAGAAAATCGGCTGCAGAGGAGAATCCGGAGGCTCAGAAGCGAACCATCGCAGTTTTCACGCCGTCGGATAAGAAGAACGCAGATGAGAAGTACACAGCCCGTGACAGCGAAGACATTTTCACCAGGTGGAAAATTCTGCTTCATCAGAAACTGGTTCAGGAACTGTTCGATGAGGAAGCCGACGATGAGTTGGAAACGGTCATTCAGCGTCTCATTGAGACAGAAGACCCGCCTTTGCCTAAACACGAACGTGACAGAATGATACGGGAACTGGCGGCGGAAGCAAACGGGTACGGTCCGATTGATGCTTTACTCAAGGACGAATCTGTGTCTGAGGTGATGGTGAACGGACCGAAGCAAGTGTATGTGGAGCGCCACGGTAAGTTGGTGCATACGCCTGTCACATTTTTGAACGACGATCACGTCATGCGCGTGATTGAACGGATTGTGTCCCCCCTCGGTCGCAGAATTGACGAGTCTTCACCCATGGTAGACGCGAGACTTCCGGACGGTTCCCGCGTCAATGCCATCATTCCTCCGCTGGCGGTCAGCGGACCGACTGTCACGATTCGTAAGTTTGCAAAGGACCCCTACCAGGTGGCGGACTTAATCGGATTCGATACACTCACTGACCAGATGGCCGAGTTTCTTGAAGCTTGCGTATCTGCACGCCTCAACATTGTGGTTTCGGGCGGCACTGGCAGCGGAAAATCGACGACTTTGAACGTTGTTTCCTCCTTCATACCGAGTACAGAACGGGTTGTCACCATCGAGGATGCTGCTGAGTTGCAATTGCATCAGAGTCATGTTGTTACACTGGAAACTCGTCCACCCAATGTAGAGGGCAAGGGTGCAATTTTGATTCGCGATCTCGTTAAAAACAGTCTGCGCATGCGCCCTGACCGGATTGTTGTTGGAGAGGTTCGCGGGGGCGAGGCATTGGACATGCTGCAAGCCATGAATACTGGGCACGACGGTTCTTTGACGACCGTGCACGCCAATTCGCCCCGAGACTGTCTGCGCCGGTTGGAGGTCATGGTCTTGATGGCGGGGATGGACCTGCCTCTGCGAGCTATTCGCGAGCAGGTTGCGTCGGCAGTAGATGTAGTTGTGCAGCAGGCCCGGCTTCGCGACGGGTCACGCAAAATTGTTCAGATTTCAGAAGTCATGGGAATGGAAGGCGACAACATTGTCTTGCAGGATTTGTTCACGTTTAAGGAGCACGGCAAAATGGAAGACGGAAGAGTTCAAGGAAAACACATTCCCACCGGGGTTGTTCCCAGCTTTCTCGAGCGGCTCCAGGACCAGGGGTTTGCAGTAAACTACAGTTGGTTTCAACCGGGTGAAGCAGGGTGGTAA
- a CDS encoding PDZ domain-containing protein — protein MAAGYHWWQLGQAVWDAARLFLLNPLLYLATLLLIWDSYKRGRDQRKFFGFRVTDFWRPLLSMALQAIVLGIVVGVVNVLVGITLHPDELWLVTAIVIILGGIRLRYASALYAISVFVLLALLARIGSGVTGIQAFNWVLSTLRGASIVSYIALAAVLAFAEWAFMWLRRNAQGAPALRSSRRGRVIGAVIVQNSAILPVFAFQPGVVPVPAHAPFLWPLAAAQSGLSLVALPMLFGFNGLFSGVHPKHVNRLSQRYFLLMAVLLSADAYLVYRFASLFAVIGIFIILVLKEITWWHLNQIENESDALYPLSSEGVRVMGAARGSVADAMGLRRGEVIQKVNQVPVHSVYDFHFALDQNPAYAKLDVLDVQGEPRIVGKPVFSGERNKLGLVLLPDQPGGTAYEPLRTGWLHTLYLTRTHLPNHSADRFTELDSVSLTD, from the coding sequence ATGGCTGCAGGCTACCACTGGTGGCAATTGGGACAGGCCGTGTGGGATGCGGCGCGTTTGTTTTTACTCAACCCGCTTCTGTATCTTGCAACCTTGCTGCTGATTTGGGATTCCTATAAACGCGGCCGGGACCAGCGAAAGTTTTTCGGGTTTCGTGTCACAGACTTTTGGCGGCCGCTTCTAAGTATGGCGCTGCAGGCGATTGTCCTTGGTATCGTTGTCGGGGTTGTAAATGTGCTCGTGGGCATTACACTGCACCCCGATGAACTGTGGCTTGTGACGGCCATTGTTATTATTCTCGGAGGAATCAGACTGCGGTATGCTTCAGCCCTGTATGCGATTTCTGTGTTTGTACTGTTGGCCTTGCTAGCCAGAATTGGCTCAGGAGTGACAGGTATACAGGCATTTAATTGGGTGCTAAGTACACTGCGCGGTGCCTCAATTGTCAGTTACATCGCGTTGGCTGCCGTTTTGGCATTTGCCGAATGGGCGTTTATGTGGTTGCGCCGCAACGCCCAGGGTGCACCGGCTTTGCGCAGCAGCAGACGCGGCCGTGTGATTGGAGCAGTGATTGTGCAGAATTCGGCGATTCTCCCTGTCTTTGCCTTTCAACCGGGAGTTGTTCCTGTTCCAGCACACGCTCCGTTTCTGTGGCCGCTGGCTGCCGCTCAATCGGGTCTGTCACTGGTGGCCCTGCCAATGCTGTTTGGTTTCAATGGTTTGTTTTCCGGAGTTCACCCAAAGCATGTGAATCGACTGTCTCAGCGCTATTTTCTGTTAATGGCTGTCCTCTTGAGTGCTGATGCCTATTTGGTCTACCGCTTTGCATCACTGTTCGCAGTGATTGGTATTTTCATCATATTGGTTCTGAAAGAAATCACATGGTGGCATTTAAATCAGATAGAGAATGAATCAGATGCGCTTTATCCTTTGAGTTCTGAAGGGGTGCGCGTCATGGGTGCTGCCCGCGGTTCTGTCGCAGATGCGATGGGGTTGCGTCGGGGTGAAGTGATTCAGAAGGTCAATCAGGTGCCAGTCCATTCTGTTTACGATTTTCACTTTGCACTCGATCAAAATCCTGCCTACGCCAAATTGGACGTGTTAGACGTCCAGGGTGAACCGCGAATTGTGGGAAAACCGGTCTTTTCGGGGGAAAGGAACAAACTGGGACTCGTTCTGCTTCCGGATCAACCAGGTGGTACGGCATATGAGCCGCTTCGGACAGGTTGGCTTCACACTCTGTACTTGACGCGGACGCATCTGCCAAACCACTCAGCCGATCGGTTTACCGAACTCGATTCGGTTTCTCTCACCGACTGA
- the cpaB gene encoding Flp pilus assembly protein CpaB, translating into MARRSYLFLFLISLVLAILTALVIAKEMKAWKHANTGEKQIQVVTVVQTVPAHQVINANDVTLKGVAASAVGPGALRQLSNVVGMYAATTWVPGQQVLAGMVTSKTSSQSFPLQIPQGKRAFTVPDTAVVGVDHLVSPGDHVDVLVSYKNKTGQSQVKTLLQDIVVLYADTGPVTGGSVATASSGSAKKAGQNASQSQANQVDTLTLAVTPQQANELDYAIANGQIHLSLRNPKDTGKSAVTAVNPSNFH; encoded by the coding sequence GTGGCTCGACGGTCTTATCTTTTTTTGTTTCTGATTTCGCTGGTGCTGGCCATCCTCACAGCTCTGGTGATTGCTAAGGAAATGAAGGCATGGAAGCATGCCAATACAGGAGAAAAACAGATACAAGTGGTAACAGTGGTTCAAACAGTACCTGCACATCAGGTGATAAACGCAAATGACGTGACGCTCAAGGGTGTCGCAGCATCGGCAGTCGGTCCCGGTGCGTTGCGGCAATTGTCGAACGTTGTGGGGATGTATGCGGCAACAACGTGGGTACCGGGTCAGCAGGTCCTGGCGGGAATGGTGACATCCAAAACCAGCAGCCAGTCTTTTCCGCTGCAAATTCCCCAGGGTAAGCGGGCCTTCACGGTACCAGATACAGCGGTAGTTGGCGTAGACCATTTGGTCTCCCCCGGCGATCACGTTGATGTGCTGGTCAGCTATAAAAACAAGACCGGGCAGTCGCAGGTGAAAACTCTGCTGCAGGACATCGTTGTGCTGTACGCGGATACAGGTCCAGTCACGGGCGGGAGTGTGGCGACGGCGTCATCGGGATCGGCCAAAAAAGCAGGGCAAAATGCGAGTCAATCGCAAGCAAATCAAGTGGACACCTTGACACTGGCTGTTACACCCCAGCAGGCAAACGAACTGGACTATGCCATTGCCAATGGACAGATTCACTTAAGTCTGCGAAATCCAAAGGATACCGGCAAAAGTGCGGTTACAGCGGTAAACCCTTCGAATTTTCATTAG
- a CDS encoding pilus assembly protein TadG-related protein has product MKRSQMHHSCGWLSALFKRLVLCALYRWHREESGNVLVLTALSFVALCGFGALVVDAGMLDVQYRKAQSGADAAALAGAQQLLQGAKTAAQTAVHYGLLNDQKVTYQATADIQTNTVSVAGKATSPLWFARVLGKNTASYQVNSKAAVGTLVSGVGMVPIAVTKQTLVYGQTVILTSGAGGGSAGNYGFLDFSGNGAKGVECDLEHGYDFPMHVGETVSTETGVMKGPVEQAIEYRLHESCDDSACNSFATATSDCSRVMYLPVINALPQNGKKQVTILGFAAFFLEGLQGKGGHQEIVGRFIQMVRPGTLGQGTNYGTYAVKLEPSAG; this is encoded by the coding sequence ATGAAACGCAGCCAAATGCATCACAGTTGTGGCTGGCTGTCAGCTCTCTTCAAACGGCTGGTGCTGTGTGCGCTGTATCGCTGGCATCGTGAAGAGAGCGGGAATGTACTGGTTCTGACCGCCTTATCCTTTGTTGCACTATGCGGCTTCGGCGCGCTCGTGGTCGATGCCGGCATGTTAGATGTGCAGTACCGGAAAGCCCAGTCCGGAGCGGATGCAGCAGCTCTGGCAGGTGCGCAGCAGCTGTTGCAAGGGGCTAAGACTGCTGCTCAAACGGCCGTTCACTACGGGCTTCTCAATGACCAGAAGGTTACGTATCAGGCTACAGCTGATATCCAGACAAATACGGTCTCTGTAGCAGGCAAGGCAACGAGTCCCCTGTGGTTCGCGCGGGTTCTGGGAAAGAACACTGCCAGTTATCAGGTGAACTCGAAGGCGGCGGTTGGAACGCTGGTATCTGGTGTTGGCATGGTGCCGATTGCTGTGACGAAGCAAACACTCGTCTATGGACAAACCGTCATTCTGACATCCGGTGCCGGCGGCGGGTCGGCAGGGAACTATGGTTTTCTCGATTTCTCGGGAAATGGTGCGAAAGGTGTCGAGTGCGACTTGGAACACGGATACGACTTTCCTATGCATGTGGGTGAAACTGTGTCGACCGAGACGGGTGTGATGAAGGGTCCTGTTGAACAAGCAATTGAGTACAGGCTGCATGAATCCTGTGATGACAGTGCCTGCAACTCTTTTGCGACGGCAACGTCAGATTGCTCGCGTGTAATGTACCTTCCTGTCATCAATGCGCTGCCGCAGAACGGGAAAAAACAGGTGACTATTCTGGGATTTGCCGCCTTCTTCCTGGAGGGACTGCAGGGTAAAGGCGGACACCAGGAGATCGTAGGGCGATTTATTCAAATGGTCCGTCCCGGTACCTTGGGGCAGGGAACAAACTACGGCACCTATGCGGTGAAGTTAGAGCCGTCAGCCGGATAA
- a CDS encoding TadE/TadG family type IV pilus assembly protein, which produces MRRYSREEGQSLIEFALVLPVLLLLLMGIVDFGRVLSAYLVVSQTARDAVRYASIGGSNAAVGQAVQRDAGMLGAVSWTMDPTAPTSGQPVSVTVSHTVNIFDPIMSMVLGSHYAVTATATMRDE; this is translated from the coding sequence ATGAGGCGATACTCCCGCGAAGAAGGTCAATCTCTGATTGAGTTTGCCCTGGTGCTGCCGGTTCTCTTGCTGCTGTTAATGGGAATTGTTGATTTCGGACGAGTGCTGTCGGCCTATTTGGTCGTGTCTCAGACAGCGCGGGATGCAGTTCGGTACGCCAGTATCGGCGGTTCGAATGCTGCGGTCGGACAGGCCGTGCAAAGAGATGCCGGTATGCTGGGTGCCGTCTCCTGGACGATGGACCCGACTGCGCCGACGTCCGGACAGCCGGTTTCCGTTACCGTTTCACATACGGTCAATATCTTCGATCCGATTATGAGTATGGTTCTGGGCAGTCACTACGCGGTCACGGCAACCGCGACAATGCGAGATGAGTGA
- a CDS encoding response regulator: MGKPIQVMIVDEESSRQSLGLLLQRASDISVIAEANDANEAVQRLAVMTPDIILMDATLPVMDGLESIEKIGRECPGCSVIVVSVQDDVEYVRRCMRAGAKDYLFKPVDVDVLLSSIRDVYDQNAARKTRDTVATLSEQTTGQSRILAFMSAKGGVGKTTLAVNTAVAFAEQGRNVALVDLNLQFGDCSLCLNAKPARTIADLARETGDIDMHVLDRYLSLCSPNLYLLAAPKRPEEAEYVQVQDIRVILQALRKRFDYVIVDTAPVADELFFASLETADECFMVSTLNLAVLKNNRVLLDLLSELGYDLQSVRHVLNRSNAKNGLKVKDVSKVLQGSLYWELDNDFHFVETAMNEGKAFVDKDKHHRLSRQIYALTAKVDEDRGVRMSRRNPLKRLLGR, translated from the coding sequence ATGGGAAAACCCATTCAGGTCATGATTGTGGATGAAGAGTCGTCGCGCCAGTCTTTGGGACTATTGCTGCAGCGTGCCTCAGACATATCGGTGATTGCAGAGGCAAACGACGCAAACGAAGCGGTTCAGAGGCTGGCTGTGATGACACCAGATATTATTTTGATGGATGCGACGCTTCCTGTTATGGACGGGTTGGAATCTATAGAAAAAATAGGAAGAGAATGCCCTGGGTGTTCTGTGATTGTGGTGTCTGTTCAGGATGATGTGGAATATGTGCGCCGCTGTATGCGTGCAGGCGCTAAAGATTACTTGTTCAAACCGGTGGATGTTGATGTGTTGCTGTCTTCCATTCGCGACGTGTACGACCAGAACGCTGCGCGCAAGACAAGGGACACTGTTGCCACCTTGAGTGAACAGACGACAGGACAATCTCGAATTCTGGCCTTTATGAGCGCAAAAGGCGGCGTGGGGAAAACAACGCTGGCGGTCAACACTGCGGTAGCTTTTGCTGAACAGGGAAGAAATGTGGCTTTGGTCGACCTTAACCTTCAGTTTGGTGACTGCAGTTTATGCTTAAATGCAAAACCGGCAAGAACCATTGCTGACCTGGCAAGAGAAACCGGTGACATCGACATGCATGTGCTGGACAGGTATCTGTCTCTGTGTAGTCCCAACCTGTATTTGCTGGCCGCTCCGAAAAGACCGGAAGAGGCTGAGTATGTGCAGGTCCAGGACATCCGGGTGATTCTGCAGGCGCTGCGTAAAAGATTTGACTATGTCATTGTCGACACCGCGCCTGTTGCGGACGAACTGTTTTTTGCCAGTCTTGAGACAGCCGACGAATGCTTCATGGTCAGCACATTGAACCTGGCTGTTTTGAAAAACAATCGGGTTCTCTTGGACTTGTTGTCTGAACTCGGCTATGACTTGCAGAGTGTCCGGCATGTGTTAAACAGATCGAATGCGAAAAACGGGCTGAAAGTGAAGGACGTCAGCAAGGTGCTTCAGGGTTCGTTGTACTGGGAACTGGACAATGATTTTCACTTTGTCGAAACAGCCATGAACGAGGGGAAAGCCTTCGTCGACAAGGACAAGCATCATCGTCTGTCCAGGCAAATTTATGCATTGACGGCAAAGGTTGACGAAGACCGTGGTGTTCGGATGTCACGACGCAATCCGCTCAAGCGACTGTTGGGACGTTAA